A genomic region of Pseudomonadota bacterium contains the following coding sequences:
- a CDS encoding RNA methyltransferase codes for MAQTDPVRERLTRVAVVLVDTSHPGNIGAVARASKNMGIHCLRLVRPRQFPHADATARASGADDLLARAEVFDTLEEAIADAALVYGASARRRSLQWPEQNAREAAREILSKEAQVSVVFGNERSGLSNAELDCCHRLLHISANPEYSSLNLAMAVQVVTHELRMAATAGYGAGDDGRVEAPFATSAQVEALYEHYQRTLTATGFLNPDNPRHLMRRLRRLYNRVGLDDNEVQILRGILSAHDAALAAAGGRSAGEDDSRDR; via the coding sequence ATGGCTCAGACTGATCCGGTGCGTGAGCGCCTGACGCGGGTGGCCGTGGTGCTGGTCGATACCTCCCACCCGGGCAACATCGGTGCGGTCGCTCGGGCGAGCAAGAACATGGGTATCCACTGCCTGCGCTTGGTGCGGCCACGGCAGTTTCCCCACGCGGATGCCACCGCGCGGGCCTCGGGTGCCGACGATCTGCTGGCGCGGGCAGAGGTCTTCGATACGCTCGAAGAGGCGATCGCCGACGCCGCGCTCGTGTACGGCGCGAGTGCTCGCCGTCGAAGCCTCCAATGGCCGGAGCAAAACGCGCGCGAGGCGGCCCGGGAGATCCTCAGCAAAGAGGCGCAGGTGAGCGTCGTCTTCGGCAACGAGCGCTCTGGCCTTAGCAACGCCGAACTGGATTGTTGCCATCGATTGCTGCACATCAGTGCGAATCCTGAGTACAGCTCCCTGAACCTTGCGATGGCCGTGCAGGTGGTGACCCATGAGCTGCGGATGGCGGCGACTGCGGGTTACGGGGCAGGGGACGATGGGCGGGTCGAAGCGCCGTTCGCGACATCTGCCCAGGTAGAAGCGCTCTACGAGCACTACCAGCGCACGCTCACGGCCACGGGGTTTTTGAACCCCGACAACCCCCGCCACCTCATGCGTCGCCTGCGTCGGCTCTACAATCGCGTGGGGCTGGACGATAACGAAGTGCAGATCTTGCGCGGTATCCTCTCCGCCCACGATGCGGCATTGGCCGCCGCTGGCGGCCGGTCTGCAGGGGAAGACGACTCACGTGATCGCTGA
- a CDS encoding iron-sulfur cluster assembly scaffold protein, with product MDADPYGPRVRELFQRNPGAGRLQGEGVCSGRAGGAQHGAEVVLWLRVLEGTIQEARYQVLGCPHTMAAAASVVELLVGQSVTSAKVDAARIAESLNLPAEKLGRVLMLEDALENALAGRIPA from the coding sequence ATGGACGCCGATCCCTACGGTCCACGCGTTCGCGAGCTGTTCCAGCGCAACCCAGGGGCCGGGCGCCTACAAGGTGAAGGTGTTTGCAGTGGGCGCGCCGGAGGAGCACAGCATGGCGCCGAGGTCGTGCTCTGGCTGCGCGTGCTTGAAGGCACGATCCAGGAGGCGCGATATCAGGTGCTTGGGTGTCCCCATACCATGGCGGCTGCGGCCAGCGTGGTGGAGCTGCTGGTCGGACAGTCCGTTACCTCGGCGAAGGTGGACGCCGCGCGGATCGCCGAGTCTCTGAACCTCCCGGCGGAGAAGCTCGGCCGCGTGCTCATGCTCGAGGATGCGCTGGAGAATGCCCTCGCGGGCCGAATTCCGGCCTAG
- a CDS encoding inositol monophosphatase family protein: MHAHLNIAIRAARRAGEIIMRALPRLHELTIHEKQPNDFVSEVDRLAEQEIIDTIRASYPDHSFLGEESGRIGEERGEENVWIIDPLDGTTNFLHGFPVFAVSIALQQRGALQHGVVYDPSRQELFTASRGEGAQLDGRRIRVGRRTNLNGALVGTGFPYAQNLEYMDTYLAMFRAISEKTAGLRRPGAAALDLAYLAAGRYDGFFEMGLHPWDMAAGALLVREAGGLVGTFAGDERYLETGNIVAGSPKVFAEMLKTFAPHLPPTLRRPAG, from the coding sequence ATGCACGCGCATCTCAACATCGCCATTCGCGCCGCCCGCCGGGCGGGTGAAATTATCATGCGCGCTTTGCCGCGCTTGCACGAGCTCACCATTCACGAGAAGCAACCTAACGATTTCGTAAGTGAAGTAGATCGCCTGGCCGAACAGGAGATCATCGACACGATCCGCGCGAGCTACCCCGATCACAGCTTTCTCGGCGAAGAGAGCGGTCGCATCGGCGAAGAACGTGGCGAAGAGAACGTGTGGATCATTGATCCGCTCGACGGCACCACCAACTTCCTCCACGGGTTCCCCGTGTTCGCCGTGTCCATCGCCCTCCAGCAGCGCGGCGCGCTCCAGCACGGCGTGGTCTACGATCCCTCGCGCCAGGAGCTGTTCACCGCTTCGCGCGGGGAAGGTGCGCAGCTCGACGGCCGACGCATTCGCGTGGGGCGACGTACCAACCTCAACGGAGCCCTAGTCGGCACGGGCTTCCCCTACGCGCAGAACCTAGAATACATGGACACCTACCTCGCCATGTTTCGCGCCATCTCGGAGAAGACCGCGGGCCTGCGACGCCCCGGCGCGGCCGCCTTGGATCTTGCCTACCTGGCAGCCGGTCGCTACGACGGCTTTTTCGAAATGGGCCTGCATCCCTGGGACATGGCCGCTGGCGCCCTGCTCGTGCGCGAGGCGGGCGGCTTGGTCGGCACCTTCGCCGGCGACGAGCGCTATCTCGAGACCGGCAACATCGTGGCGGGCTCACCCAAGGTCTTCGCGGAGATGCTCAAGACCTTCGCGCCGCACTTGCCGCCCACCCTGCGCCGCCCCGCGGGCTGA
- the secF gene encoding protein translocase subunit SecF, with translation MEMFKKTTTIDFLGARHIAVGVSALLIVTTIVLVVMRGINFGIDFTGGVLVEAKYPEPIELSTVRDALANGGIDDSVVQYFGEQSDVLVRVQPDPDQDGASVGEAVREALRSADPGVQIQRTEFIGPRVGEELREDGGLAMLFALLLILAYVTLRFQWKFALGAVVALVHDVVITVGFFAAFQVPFDLPVLAALLAVIGYSLNDTIVVFDRIRENFRALRKRTSVDVMNLSLNQTLSRTLMTSGTTLLVVLALYFLGGSAIDEFALALIVGVVLGTYSSIYVASSAALALNVTAVDLLPPKDETDPELEAIP, from the coding sequence ATGGAAATGTTCAAGAAGACCACCACTATCGACTTCCTCGGCGCGCGCCACATAGCGGTAGGGGTCTCCGCGCTGTTGATCGTGACGACCATCGTCTTGGTCGTAATGCGCGGCATCAACTTTGGTATCGACTTCACCGGCGGCGTGCTGGTGGAGGCAAAGTACCCCGAGCCCATTGAGCTCTCCACCGTGCGTGACGCACTGGCCAACGGCGGTATCGACGATTCGGTCGTGCAGTACTTCGGCGAGCAGAGCGACGTGCTAGTGCGCGTACAGCCAGATCCAGACCAAGACGGCGCGAGCGTCGGGGAGGCCGTGCGTGAGGCATTGCGCAGCGCGGACCCTGGCGTCCAGATTCAGCGAACGGAGTTTATCGGTCCGCGTGTCGGTGAGGAGCTGCGTGAGGACGGCGGCCTAGCGATGCTCTTTGCCTTGCTGCTGATCCTCGCCTACGTCACCTTGCGCTTCCAGTGGAAGTTCGCCTTGGGGGCCGTGGTAGCCCTCGTGCACGACGTGGTGATTACCGTTGGCTTCTTCGCCGCCTTTCAGGTGCCCTTCGATCTGCCGGTGCTGGCGGCCTTGCTGGCGGTGATAGGCTACTCATTGAACGACACGATCGTGGTGTTTGATCGTATCCGCGAGAACTTCCGCGCCCTGCGCAAGCGCACGTCGGTGGACGTGATGAACCTCTCGCTCAACCAGACGCTATCGCGCACCTTGATGACCAGTGGCACGACCCTGCTCGTGGTGCTGGCCCTGTATTTTCTCGGCGGCTCGGCGATCGACGAGTTCGCCCTGGCCTTGATCGTGGGTGTCGTGCTGGGAACCTACTCATCGATCTACGTGGCGAGCTCTGCAGCGCTCGCACTCAACGTCACGGCGGTGGATTTGCTGCCGCCGAAGGATGAGACGGATCCGGAACTCGAAGCGATCCCCTAG
- the ndk gene encoding nucleoside-diphosphate kinase — protein sequence MAVERTLSIIKPDGVAKNLIGKVYTRFEDAGLTIIAARMMQLTRAQAEGFYAVHKERPFFGELVEYMMSGPVVVSVLEGENAVSRHREIMGATDPAEADPGTIRADFAESKGVNVVHGSDAAGTAAQEIDYFFQDGELCPR from the coding sequence ATGGCAGTCGAACGGACGCTTTCCATCATCAAGCCCGACGGTGTGGCCAAGAACCTTATCGGCAAGGTCTACACGCGCTTCGAAGACGCAGGCCTGACCATTATCGCCGCCCGTATGATGCAGCTAACGCGCGCGCAGGCTGAGGGTTTCTACGCCGTACACAAGGAGCGGCCCTTCTTCGGGGAGCTCGTGGAGTACATGATGTCCGGCCCCGTGGTCGTGTCCGTGCTAGAAGGGGAGAACGCGGTCTCGCGCCACCGCGAGATCATGGGCGCTACTGATCCCGCCGAGGCCGATCCCGGCACCATCCGTGCCGACTTTGCCGAGAGCAAGGGCGTCAATGTGGTGCACGGCTCCGACGCGGCCGGTACGGCTGCCCAGGAGATCGACTACTTCTTCCAGGACGGCGAACTCTGCCCGCGCTAA
- a CDS encoding cysteine desulfurase family protein has product MIADPAHPIYLDYAATTPVDPRVARAMAAALEQSWANAASGHMLGRRARQTIEQARQQVAVCVGADADEIVFTSGATEAVNTAIAGVARAGLARGQAHVVTTLIEHQATLAICAQLEREGVRVTRLAPDSDGLLPPQRLLDALREETCLVSLTHVNGEIGTVIDLPRLAAACAERGVPLHVDAAQSAGKLPIDLRQLPVDLLSLSAHKLYGPKGAGALYVRKRPTRVLLQPLVFGGGQEGRVRGGTLATHQIVGLATALTLACEERESEQTRLAQLRDELWQRLHLLGGVHLNGHPTQRVGGHLSVSIEGVEGESLLLALESLALSRGAACSALTGEPSYVLRALGRDDFLAASTLRITMGRPTTGEEVRFAAEHIHAQVTRLRGLSPAVVGEG; this is encoded by the coding sequence GTGATCGCTGACCCCGCACACCCGATATACCTCGACTATGCGGCGACCACCCCGGTGGACCCGCGCGTCGCCCGCGCAATGGCGGCGGCGTTGGAGCAGAGCTGGGCGAACGCGGCGAGCGGGCATATGCTTGGCCGCCGCGCCCGGCAGACGATCGAACAAGCACGCCAGCAGGTGGCCGTCTGCGTAGGTGCCGACGCCGACGAGATCGTATTCACCTCCGGTGCCACGGAGGCGGTCAACACGGCCATCGCCGGCGTCGCCCGCGCTGGCCTCGCACGGGGCCAGGCGCACGTGGTCACTACCCTGATCGAGCATCAGGCCACCCTCGCCATATGTGCGCAGCTGGAACGCGAGGGAGTTAGGGTGACGCGGCTGGCACCGGATAGCGATGGTCTGCTGCCCCCGCAGCGGCTGCTCGATGCCTTACGCGAGGAGACCTGCCTGGTGTCGCTCACCCACGTGAACGGCGAGATAGGCACCGTGATCGATCTGCCTCGCCTGGCCGCCGCGTGTGCCGAGCGTGGCGTGCCGTTGCACGTCGATGCGGCCCAGAGCGCTGGCAAGTTGCCGATCGATCTGCGTCAGCTACCGGTGGATCTGCTGTCGCTCTCGGCGCACAAGCTGTACGGCCCCAAGGGCGCCGGCGCCCTCTACGTGCGCAAGCGACCGACGCGCGTGTTGCTGCAGCCCCTCGTGTTCGGCGGTGGTCAGGAGGGGCGGGTCCGCGGCGGCACCCTGGCCACGCACCAGATCGTTGGTCTGGCGACTGCCCTCACTTTGGCATGTGAGGAGCGCGAATCTGAGCAGACCCGCCTCGCACAGCTGCGCGATGAGCTCTGGCAGCGCTTGCATCTGCTCGGGGGCGTGCACCTGAACGGCCATCCGACGCAGCGCGTGGGTGGCCACCTCTCCGTTAGCATCGAGGGTGTGGAAGGGGAGAGCTTGCTGTTGGCCTTGGAGTCCCTCGCCCTGTCTCGGGGGGCAGCCTGCAGCGCGCTCACCGGTGAGCCGTCCTACGTGTTGCGGGCGCTTGGGCGCGATGACTTCCTGGCGGCAAGCACCCTTCGAATCACCATGGGTCGTCCCACCACGGGCGAGGAAGTGAGGTTCGCAGCCGAGCACATTCATGCCCAGGTCACGCGTCTGCGCGGCCTGTCGCCAGCGGTCGTGGGCGAGGGTTGA
- a CDS encoding iron-sulfur cluster assembly accessory protein — MAITLSPSAADRVRAHVSREGRFGIRLGVRKSGCTGYAYVLEYADAADQNDVVFDHDEDVRVVVDRDSLEFLDGTEVDFIKQGLNEMFTFRNPNVTSECGCGESVGFA; from the coding sequence ATGGCAATTACCCTATCCCCCTCCGCTGCGGATCGGGTTCGCGCTCACGTCAGCCGCGAGGGGCGCTTCGGCATCCGCCTCGGGGTGCGCAAGAGCGGCTGCACCGGCTATGCCTACGTGCTCGAGTACGCTGACGCAGCCGACCAGAACGACGTGGTCTTCGACCACGACGAGGACGTGCGCGTAGTGGTGGATCGCGACAGCCTCGAGTTTCTCGACGGCACGGAGGTGGATTTCATCAAGCAGGGCTTGAATGAGATGTTCACGTTCCGTAACCCGAACGTGACCAGTGAGTGCGGCTGCGGCGAGAGCGTCGGCTTCGCCTGA